A DNA window from Hordeum vulgare subsp. vulgare chromosome 1H, MorexV3_pseudomolecules_assembly, whole genome shotgun sequence contains the following coding sequences:
- the LOC123420170 gene encoding cucumber peeling cupredoxin-like yields MERSKGCLSLLLLAAVVASLVACSSAGIYHIVGAGKGWRMAPNRTYYGDWARTRNISVGDKLMFLYRSGVYNIVEVPSRDLFDGCSMRNITNRYQNGPTIIELVPPAGPRYFFCGVGKHCEEGQKLKIYVAPFAPSRTQNDEQAEDSSGSPAAAPVPLLALAACLLALLLLM; encoded by the exons ATGGAGAGGAGCAAGGGCTGCCTCTCGCTGCTGCTCCTCGCGGCCGTCGTGGCGTCCCTCGTCGCCTGCTCGTCGGCGGGCATCTACCACATCGTCGGCGCCGGCAAGGGCTGGCGGATGGCCCCCAACCGGACCTACTACGGGGACTGGGCCCGCACCCGGAACATCAGCGTCGGCGACAAGCTCA TGTTCCTGTACCGGAGCGGGGTGTACAACATCGTGGAGGTGCCGAGCCGGGACCTGTTCGACGGGTGCAGCATGCGCAACATCACCAACCGGTACCAGAACGGACCCACCATCATCGAGCTCGTCCCGCCCGCCGGCCCGCGATACTTCTTCTGCGGCGTCGGCAAGCACTGCGAGGAGGGCCAGAAGCTCAAGATCTACGTCGCCCCCTTCGCGCCGTCGCGGACGCAGAACGACGAACAGGCCGAAGACAGCTCCGGctcgcccgccgccgccccggtgccGCTGCTCGCCCTCGCCGCCTGCTTGCTTGCCCTTCTGCTGCTGATGTAA
- the LOC123420186 gene encoding umecyanin-like, with product MASKAHLSFLLLAAVVASLAGPSAGIFHIVGAGKGWRIAPNQTYYADWARTRDIHVGDKLMFLYRSGVYDIVQVPTKELFDACSMDNVTMRYQLGPTIVKLDTPGPRYYFCGVGKHCEGGQKVAVNVSGAPAAAVNVSGAPAAAVAAPETPAAAALPPASSTQLGSSTPQVDPAQASALQQADPAQASTLQVDPAALVDAAKKKL from the exons ATGGCGAGCAAGGCCCACCTCTCCTTCCTGCTCCTCGCGGCCGTCGTGGCGTCCCTCGCCGGCCCGTCGGCCGGCATCTTCCACATCGTCGGCGCCGGCAAGGGGTGGCGCATCGCCCCCAACCAGACCTACTACGCCGACTGGGCCCGCACCAGGGACATCCACGTCGGCGACAAGCTCA TGTTCCTGTACCGGAGCGGGGTGTACGACATCGTGCAGGTGCCGACCAAGGAGCTGTTCGACGCGTGTAGCATGGACAACGTCACCATGCGGTACCAGCTCGGCCCCACCATCGTCAAGCTCGACACGCCCGGCCCGCGCTACTACTTCTGCGGCGTCGGCAAGCACTGCGAGGGCGGCCAGAAGGTCGCCGTCAACGTCTCGGGTGCCCCCGCCGCCGCTGTCAACGTCTCgggcgcccccgccgccgccgtcgcggcCCCGGAGACGCCCGCCGCAGCGGCGCTGCCGCCGGCGTCGTCAACACAGCTGGGGTCGTCGACGCCGCAGGTTGACCCGGCGCAGGCGTCGGCGCTGCAGCAGGCGGACCCGGCGCAGGCGTCGACGCTGCAGGTGGACCCCGCGGCGCTTGTGGACGCCGCCAAGAAGAAGCTATAg